A genomic stretch from Hymenobacter psoromatis includes:
- a CDS encoding transposase: protein MRRSSFSPTQLRELVLPLLSDSPEAFLFVDDSVQDKRYSRFIEVAKRQYSGAAHGLVTGICLVNLVHSSGEAGDFLPLDYRVYAPQQDALSKNEHFQAMFAHVVAEDKIQARTLLFDAWYSGSENLKRIHRAGWTFFTTLKSNRLVSANKETGYQALDAVDPPPGGWSTGLEVRLKQVPFAVRLFKLVAANGDIEWVVTNNFAFTLTQQLVEVTTRTRWQVEEFHRSFKQLTGAEKCQCRRAQAQRNHLACCYLAWVSLRQFARQTAQTLYQAHQQQWAPYLRQLLAKPLIPALIPTSA from the coding sequence TTGCGCCGCAGCTCGTTCTCACCCACGCAGTTGCGGGAGTTGGTGCTACCCTTGTTGAGTGACTCGCCCGAGGCCTTTTTGTTCGTCGACGACAGTGTGCAGGACAAGCGCTACAGCCGTTTTATCGAGGTGGCCAAGCGCCAGTACTCCGGCGCCGCCCACGGCTTGGTGACCGGCATCTGCTTGGTCAACCTGGTGCACAGCAGTGGGGAGGCCGGTGATTTTCTGCCCCTGGACTACCGCGTGTACGCCCCGCAGCAGGATGCGCTGAGCAAGAACGAGCATTTCCAGGCCATGTTCGCCCACGTGGTGGCCGAAGACAAAATCCAGGCCCGCACCCTCTTGTTCGATGCCTGGTACAGCGGCAGCGAGAACCTGAAGCGCATTCACCGCGCCGGTTGGACGTTTTTCACGACCCTGAAAAGCAACCGGTTGGTGAGTGCGAACAAGGAGACGGGCTATCAAGCCCTGGACGCAGTGGACCCGCCGCCGGGCGGGTGGAGCACGGGGTTGGAAGTGCGCTTAAAGCAGGTGCCGTTTGCGGTGCGTTTGTTCAAGCTGGTCGCCGCCAACGGCGACATTGAATGGGTCGTGACCAATAACTTCGCCTTCACCCTGACCCAGCAACTCGTCGAAGTCACGACCCGCACGCGCTGGCAGGTGGAAGAGTTTCACCGCAGCTTCAAGCAGCTCACCGGGGCTGAAAAATGCCAGTGCCGCCGTGCCCAGGCCCAGCGCAACCACTTGGCTTGTTGCTACCTGGCCTGGGTGTCCTTGCGCCAGTTTGCCCGCCAAACCGCCCAAACCCTGTACCAAGCCCATCAGCAGCAGTGGGCTCCTTATCTGCGCCAGTTGCTAGCCAAACCCCTCATTCCAGCGCTAATACCGACGAGTGCGTAA
- a CDS encoding Clp protease ClpS gives MAFPATRPQTDYQDDVLLLEEEQELRTLIVYNDDVNTFEHVIQTLIEVCGHEPEQAEQCTLLIHHKGKCAVKNGTYEELEPRCSAIHDRGISADIV, from the coding sequence ATGGCTTTTCCCGCTACCCGCCCACAAACTGACTACCAGGATGACGTGCTGCTGCTCGAAGAAGAGCAGGAGCTGCGCACCCTCATAGTATATAATGACGACGTAAATACGTTCGAGCACGTTATCCAGACACTCATCGAGGTGTGCGGCCACGAGCCCGAGCAGGCTGAGCAATGCACGCTGCTCATCCACCACAAAGGCAAGTGCGCGGTCAAAAATGGCACCTACGAGGAGCTGGAGCCCCGCTGCTCGGCCATTCACGACCGGGGCATTTCGGCGGATATTGTTTGA
- a CDS encoding recombination protein RecR produces MDFPSKLIENAVVELSRLPGIGKKTALRLALHLLKAESDTTANLAEALAKMRFDITYCRTCHSISDSEECSICANKLRDHAMVCVVADVRDVIAIENTGQYQGVYHVLGGVISPIEGVGPADLQVDSLVARAAAEDSEIREIILAISPTMEGDTTAFYLSRRLRDFESLNISTIARGIPMGGELEYADEITLGRSIVERQRQAR; encoded by the coding sequence ATGGATTTTCCTTCCAAGCTCATTGAAAACGCGGTAGTGGAGCTGTCGCGGCTGCCCGGCATTGGCAAAAAAACGGCGCTGCGCCTGGCCCTGCACCTGCTCAAGGCCGAAAGCGACACCACCGCCAACCTGGCCGAGGCACTGGCCAAAATGCGCTTCGACATTACGTATTGCCGCACCTGCCACAGCATTTCGGACAGCGAAGAGTGCAGCATTTGCGCCAATAAACTGCGCGACCACGCGATGGTGTGCGTGGTGGCCGACGTGCGCGACGTGATTGCCATCGAAAACACGGGGCAGTACCAGGGCGTGTACCACGTGCTAGGCGGCGTTATCTCGCCCATCGAGGGGGTAGGGCCGGCCGATTTGCAAGTCGATTCGCTGGTGGCCCGCGCGGCGGCCGAGGACTCCGAAATCCGCGAGATTATCCTGGCCATCTCGCCCACGATGGAGGGCGACACCACGGCTTTCTACCTGTCGCGCCGCCTGCGCGACTTCGAGAGCCTGAATATCAGCACCATCGCTCGCGGCATCCCGATGGGCGGTGAGCTGGAGTACGCCGACGAAATCACGCTCGGCCGCAGCATCGTGGAGCGTCAGCGCCAGGCCCGCTAG